In Kocuria turfanensis, a single genomic region encodes these proteins:
- the istA gene encoding IS21 family transposase, translated as MITVEDWALIRRLHAEGVPKSQIASRLGISRNTVAKAVAASRPPRYERSAGPNAFTDVEPAVRALLAEHPSMPATVLAERVGWSGSITWFRDNLRAIRSEYAPVDPADRLSYRPGDQVQCDLWFPPARIPLGGAQQGSPPVLVMVCSSSRFVTAVMIPSRTTGDLLAGMWHLVVEQIQGVPRRWVWDNESGIGRGGRPAEGVVAFMGTMAATLVQLKPYDPESKGIVERANGYLETSFLPGRSFASPADFNAQLRQWLRAANTRRVRAIAARPAELIAADRAAMLPVPPVAPAIGHRWWVRLGRDYYVRVAGNDYSVDPTVIGAMVEVTADLDRVLVRHQGRVVAEHARCWASATTVTDPAHVATAAVLRRAYQQRPHPGAEADPLVRDLADYDRAFGIEVA; from the coding sequence GTGATCACTGTGGAAGATTGGGCGTTGATCCGTCGGCTGCATGCCGAGGGGGTGCCGAAGTCCCAGATCGCCTCGCGGCTGGGGATCTCGCGGAACACGGTTGCCAAGGCCGTGGCCGCCTCCCGGCCACCGCGCTACGAGAGGTCTGCGGGGCCCAACGCGTTCACCGATGTCGAGCCGGCCGTGCGGGCGCTGCTGGCCGAGCACCCGTCCATGCCGGCCACGGTGCTGGCCGAGCGGGTGGGGTGGTCGGGGTCCATCACCTGGTTCCGGGACAATCTCCGAGCCATCCGCAGCGAGTACGCCCCGGTGGATCCAGCGGACCGGTTGTCCTACCGGCCGGGGGACCAGGTCCAGTGCGATCTGTGGTTCCCGCCGGCACGGATCCCGCTGGGCGGCGCTCAGCAGGGATCACCGCCGGTGCTGGTGATGGTCTGTTCCTCCTCGCGGTTCGTCACCGCGGTGATGATTCCCTCGCGCACCACCGGTGATCTGCTGGCCGGGATGTGGCATCTGGTGGTCGAGCAGATCCAGGGCGTGCCGCGGCGGTGGGTCTGGGACAACGAGTCCGGCATCGGTCGCGGGGGCCGCCCGGCCGAGGGGGTGGTCGCGTTCATGGGCACGATGGCGGCGACCCTGGTGCAGCTCAAGCCCTACGATCCGGAATCCAAGGGCATCGTGGAGAGGGCCAACGGCTACCTCGAGACCTCGTTCCTGCCCGGGCGCAGTTTCGCTTCCCCGGCCGACTTCAACGCCCAACTGCGCCAGTGGCTGAGGGCCGCCAACACCCGGCGGGTGCGGGCCATCGCCGCCCGGCCGGCGGAGCTGATCGCCGCTGATCGGGCCGCGATGCTCCCTGTGCCGCCGGTCGCCCCGGCGATCGGGCACCGCTGGTGGGTGCGGCTGGGTCGGGACTACTACGTGCGGGTCGCCGGCAACGACTACTCCGTGGACCCGACCGTGATCGGGGCCATGGTCGAGGTCACCGCTGACCTGGATCGGGTGCTCGTGCGTCACCAGGGCCGGGTCGTGGCCGAGCACGCGCGCTGCTGGGCGTCAGCGACCACGGTCACCGATCCGGCGCACGTGGCTACCGCTGCGGTGCTGCGCCGGGCCTATCAGCAGCGCCCGCACCCGGGTGCCGAGGCGGATCCGCTGGTGCGGGATCTGGCCGACTACGACCGCGCGTTCGGGATCGAGGTCGCCTGA
- a CDS encoding GNAT family N-acetyltransferase, which produces MDDRVGVRERWGVPSELLWFTSAEYYIGSVVIRHRLIEDEGGEHIGYHVVHPWERQGHATQMLRSALEKCKALGIVRALLTVAPDDQASLTVVRRNGGVADGVNREGELRFWVDTSALAQRRPLRDGDHTTVGSSRVPVGVPGVGNARWCRPRAYRGVANRAEVLGG; this is translated from the coding sequence GTGGACGATCGTGTCGGCGTCAGGGAGCGATGGGGTGTTCCTTCGGAACTGCTCTGGTTCACCTCCGCCGAGTACTACATCGGCTCGGTGGTCATTCGTCACCGGCTGATCGAGGACGAGGGCGGTGAGCACATCGGCTATCACGTCGTCCATCCGTGGGAGCGTCAGGGGCACGCCACCCAGATGCTTCGGTCCGCCTTGGAGAAGTGCAAGGCACTCGGTATCGTCCGTGCCCTCTTGACCGTCGCTCCAGACGATCAGGCGTCCTTGACGGTCGTGCGCCGTAACGGCGGGGTGGCTGACGGAGTCAACCGCGAGGGCGAACTCCGTTTTTGGGTGGACACTTCCGCGTTGGCCCAACGACGACCGTTGAGGGATGGGGACCACACCACGGTTGGCTCGTCCCGTGTTCCGGTAGGGGTTCCTGGCGTGGGCAACGCGCGGTGGTGCCGCCCTCGGGCCTACCGCGGGGTAGCCAATAGGGCTGAGGTCCTGGGTGGTTGA
- a CDS encoding cation:proton antiporter translates to MFEAPSLIFAAAGLAVFAAALLPRLLMRAPVSMPMVFLGAGVVIFSLAEGLPSPDPVAHGEITLHLSEICVIVSLMGAGLALDRPIGFKRWATTWRLLGIAMPLCLLAVTLLGLSVLGLSLAAAVLVAAALAPTDPVLASEVQVAAPSEAQEDLDGEDEVRFGLTSEAGLNDGLAFPFVYLAIALSVVGTAPAAWLPHFTAVDVVWRIAIGCLAGYLVGKLLGRIFFRSPVESIRMASHSEGFVALAATFLTYGITEMIEGYGFIAVFVCAVTIRAGERTHGYHGVLHSYIEQLERLLTVVVLVLLGGAVARGLLAGLSWTEVAAAAAFLLLIRPLAGWVALARGRTGPWERAVIAFFGVRGIGSVYYLAYALSKGEFAAEDQALWRIVGLVIVASIVIHGVTAGPVITFIDHARQRKAVRETGTKAAAPHTPL, encoded by the coding sequence GTGTTCGAAGCACCGAGTCTGATCTTCGCGGCCGCGGGCTTGGCGGTGTTCGCCGCCGCGCTGCTCCCCCGGTTGTTGATGCGCGCTCCGGTGTCGATGCCCATGGTGTTCCTCGGAGCAGGTGTGGTGATCTTCTCCCTGGCGGAGGGTCTGCCGAGTCCGGACCCGGTGGCCCACGGCGAGATCACCCTGCACCTGAGCGAGATCTGCGTGATCGTCTCCCTGATGGGCGCGGGCCTGGCCCTGGACCGCCCGATCGGATTCAAACGCTGGGCCACCACCTGGCGTCTGCTGGGCATCGCGATGCCACTGTGCCTGCTCGCCGTGACCCTGCTGGGTCTATCGGTGCTGGGGCTGAGTCTGGCCGCCGCCGTGCTCGTGGCCGCGGCCCTGGCCCCCACCGACCCGGTCCTGGCCTCCGAGGTGCAGGTCGCAGCGCCCTCGGAGGCCCAGGAGGACCTCGACGGCGAGGACGAGGTGCGCTTCGGCCTGACCTCCGAGGCCGGGCTCAACGACGGGCTCGCCTTCCCCTTCGTCTACCTCGCCATCGCCCTCAGCGTCGTGGGAACCGCCCCGGCGGCATGGTTGCCGCACTTCACCGCCGTGGACGTCGTCTGGCGGATCGCGATCGGCTGCCTCGCCGGATACCTCGTGGGCAAGCTACTGGGCCGGATCTTCTTCCGCTCCCCGGTCGAGAGCATCCGCATGGCCTCCCACTCGGAGGGCTTCGTCGCCCTGGCCGCGACCTTCCTCACCTACGGCATCACCGAGATGATCGAAGGCTATGGGTTCATCGCCGTGTTCGTGTGCGCGGTGACCATCCGGGCCGGTGAGCGGACCCACGGGTACCACGGGGTGCTGCACAGCTACATCGAGCAGCTCGAGCGACTCCTCACCGTGGTGGTGCTCGTGCTCCTGGGCGGGGCCGTCGCCCGGGGCCTGCTCGCCGGCCTGTCCTGGACCGAGGTCGCGGCGGCTGCGGCCTTCCTGCTCCTCATCCGCCCGCTGGCCGGGTGGGTGGCCCTGGCCCGGGGCCGCACCGGCCCGTGGGAGCGCGCCGTGATCGCCTTCTTCGGCGTCCGCGGCATCGGCTCCGTCTACTACCTCGCCTATGCCCTGTCCAAGGGCGAGTTCGCCGCAGAGGACCAGGCCCTGTGGCGGATCGTGGGACTGGTGATCGTCGCCTCCATCGTGATCCACGGGGTCACCGCCGGACCCGTCATCACCTTCATCGACCACGCCAGGCAACGCAAGGCCGTACGCGAGACAGGCACCAAGGCCGCCGCACCCCACACCCCCCTCTGA
- a CDS encoding GntT/GntP/DsdX family permease — translation MTTTTLVLLGLAAVVVILGLIIKGKVHPFLALLITAAALALAGGIPLGEVVPTLSTGMGNTLGSVALIVTLGAMLGRIIEVSGGADVLSRWLLEKFGEKRAPFALGATGFIFGIPVFVDVGLIVLIPIVFGVARRLGGNMLAYALPIVIAMLTVHVIVPPHPGIVGGSELLGADIGLVLLLAFIPAIPMWLFGHWLAMRLSRTAHVDITDDNPMLNVGGTGHTGVVQTKAPSTGLVVAMIAVPLVLIMLQTTSALVLPEDNGVRVLLSMVGASPMALLIGVILASILLGYRRGWGREETEHVINSALPPVAAVILITGAGGMFGHVLRETGVSQAVADVLGGTGLPIILLAYVMAALIRAAQGSATVAILTTAPLIAPLAAAQSLSPVQMAMLALSIGVGSMALSHVNDSLFWVWSRYFQVPVGTALRTYSVLCTATSVVGFLVVSVLWLVLS, via the coding sequence ATGACCACTACTACTCTTGTCCTGCTGGGACTGGCCGCTGTCGTGGTCATTCTCGGTCTGATCATCAAAGGGAAGGTCCATCCCTTTCTGGCTCTGCTGATCACCGCTGCCGCCCTGGCGCTGGCCGGGGGCATTCCGCTCGGGGAGGTCGTGCCCACGCTGAGCACAGGCATGGGCAACACGCTGGGCAGCGTCGCGCTCATCGTGACCCTGGGTGCGATGCTGGGCCGGATCATCGAGGTCTCCGGCGGCGCCGACGTCCTGTCCCGCTGGCTGCTCGAGAAGTTCGGGGAGAAGCGCGCCCCGTTCGCCCTGGGCGCGACCGGCTTCATCTTCGGCATCCCGGTGTTCGTGGACGTGGGACTGATCGTGCTGATTCCGATCGTCTTCGGCGTGGCCCGCCGGCTGGGCGGCAACATGCTCGCCTACGCCCTGCCCATCGTGATCGCCATGCTGACCGTGCACGTCATCGTTCCGCCGCACCCGGGCATCGTGGGCGGCTCCGAGCTGCTGGGCGCCGACATCGGCCTGGTGCTGCTGCTGGCCTTCATCCCGGCGATCCCGATGTGGCTGTTCGGCCATTGGCTGGCCATGCGCCTGTCCCGTACCGCCCACGTGGACATCACGGACGACAACCCGATGCTGAACGTGGGGGGCACCGGGCACACCGGCGTCGTCCAGACCAAGGCGCCCAGCACGGGACTTGTGGTGGCGATGATCGCGGTGCCCCTGGTGCTGATCATGCTCCAGACGACCAGCGCGCTGGTGCTGCCCGAGGACAACGGGGTCCGGGTCCTGCTCTCCATGGTGGGGGCGTCTCCGATGGCGCTGCTCATCGGCGTCATCCTCGCCTCCATCCTGCTGGGCTACCGCCGGGGCTGGGGCCGCGAGGAGACCGAGCACGTCATCAACTCCGCGCTCCCACCGGTGGCCGCGGTCATCCTCATCACCGGTGCCGGCGGCATGTTCGGCCACGTGCTGCGCGAGACCGGCGTCTCCCAGGCCGTCGCCGACGTCCTCGGCGGGACCGGTCTGCCCATCATCCTGCTGGCCTACGTCATGGCCGCCCTCATCCGGGCCGCGCAGGGCTCGGCGACCGTCGCGATCCTCACCACGGCCCCGCTGATCGCGCCCCTGGCCGCGGCACAGAGCCTCTCCCCCGTCCAGATGGCCATGCTCGCGCTGTCCATCGGCGTGGGCTCCATGGCCCTGAGCCACGTCAACGACTCCCTCTTCTGGGTCTGGAGCCGCTACTTCCAGGTCCCGGTCGGAACCGCCCTGCGGACCTACAGTGTGCTGTGCACGGCCACGTCCGTGGTCGGGTTCCTGGTGGTGTCCGTCCTGTGGCTCGTCCTGTCCTGA
- a CDS encoding GNAT family N-acetyltransferase, whose protein sequence is MIRRPGSHELALLQGIEVRAGRLFLEVGMDAVAADPPPGLLELEQERRNDRIWVSTDEEDHPVGHLRLHIVDGAPHVEQLSVDPAHGRLGHGRALLEQAQRWATASGAHRMTLTTYRHVPWNGPFYARQGWRELAPDELGDQLKAVRAAEAAHGLDRWPRMAMVKDL, encoded by the coding sequence ATGATTCGACGTCCGGGAAGCCACGAACTGGCTCTCCTCCAAGGAATCGAAGTACGGGCCGGTCGGCTGTTCCTGGAGGTCGGCATGGACGCCGTGGCCGCGGATCCCCCACCGGGTCTCCTCGAGCTGGAGCAGGAACGCCGCAACGACCGGATCTGGGTGTCCACCGACGAGGAAGATCACCCGGTGGGCCACCTGCGCCTCCACATTGTCGACGGCGCCCCGCACGTGGAGCAGCTCAGTGTGGACCCTGCCCACGGCCGCCTCGGTCACGGTCGCGCCCTGCTGGAGCAGGCACAGCGCTGGGCCACCGCCTCGGGCGCACACCGGATGACGTTGACCACCTACCGTCATGTCCCCTGGAACGGCCCGTTCTACGCCCGCCAGGGATGGCGCGAGCTGGCACCGGATGAACTCGGTGACCAGCTCAAAGCCGTGCGCGCCGCAGAAGCAGCACACGGACTGGACCGCTGGCCTCGTATGGCCATGGTCAAGGACCTGTGA
- a CDS encoding FadR/GntR family transcriptional regulator gives MTRPSLVDQVADALLDRIIAGDFPPGSVVPGEVDLGLEHQVSRMTVREAIKTLGAQGILRVERGRGTFVNPVSRWASLHAVIRAVSEGHDDAAAAVQLIELRRFLETGACELAAGRLSAEELDGLARDADAMEDAHRTQDVAAFVTADLHFHDRILLASGNVFIPVLFEPLQQVLEVRRVQTCRVPEIQAHAIAEHRKIISALASADPVRARQAMDEHMQQTLADLKTYVLQNRSSADR, from the coding sequence ATGACACGACCGTCGCTGGTCGACCAGGTCGCCGATGCGCTCCTTGACCGGATCATCGCGGGAGACTTCCCGCCGGGGTCGGTCGTTCCTGGCGAGGTCGACCTCGGCTTGGAGCACCAGGTCAGCCGCATGACGGTGCGGGAGGCGATCAAGACCCTGGGGGCCCAGGGCATCCTGCGCGTGGAGCGCGGGCGCGGCACGTTCGTGAACCCCGTGTCCCGGTGGGCGTCGTTGCACGCGGTCATCCGGGCGGTCTCCGAGGGACATGACGACGCGGCGGCCGCCGTGCAGCTGATCGAGCTGCGCCGCTTCCTGGAGACCGGCGCCTGCGAGCTGGCCGCCGGGCGGCTCTCCGCCGAGGAGCTGGACGGGCTGGCCCGGGACGCCGACGCCATGGAGGACGCCCACCGCACCCAGGACGTGGCGGCCTTCGTGACCGCCGACCTGCACTTTCACGACCGGATCCTGCTGGCCTCGGGCAACGTGTTCATCCCGGTCCTGTTCGAGCCGCTGCAGCAGGTACTCGAAGTGCGGCGCGTCCAGACCTGCCGGGTGCCGGAGATCCAGGCCCACGCCATCGCCGAGCACCGCAAGATCATCTCCGCCCTCGCCTCGGCCGATCCCGTCCGAGCCCGGCAGGCCATGGACGAGCACATGCAGCAGACCCTTGCTGATCTGAAGACCTACGTGCTGCAGAACCGATCCTCGGCCGACCGCTAA
- the istB gene encoding IS21-like element helper ATPase IstB, protein MATTPAETAKTLEYLTASLKAPRIREAAARIADTARAGHWSYEEYLAAVLEREVAARNASGARLRITAAGFPAIKTAEDFDFTAQTAITHTDYAAMASGRYLAEAGNIVLLGPPGTGKTHLATALGITACQQGHRVLYATAVDWIHRLKGAHDTGRLDAELRKLGRYRLIIIDEVGYLPFEQEAANLFFQLVSTRYEKASLILTSNLPFARWGEVFGDVTIAAAMIDRIVHHAEVHTLKGASYRLKTLGTDSLPSTTHQTN, encoded by the coding sequence ATGGCCACCACACCGGCCGAGACGGCCAAGACCCTGGAGTACCTCACCGCCTCGTTGAAGGCCCCACGGATCCGTGAGGCCGCCGCCCGCATCGCCGACACTGCCCGTGCGGGGCACTGGTCCTACGAGGAGTACCTGGCCGCCGTCCTCGAGCGCGAGGTCGCCGCCCGCAATGCCTCCGGGGCCCGGCTGCGGATCACTGCCGCAGGCTTCCCCGCGATCAAGACCGCCGAGGACTTCGACTTCACTGCCCAGACGGCGATCACCCACACCGACTACGCCGCGATGGCCTCGGGCCGGTACCTGGCCGAGGCCGGCAACATCGTGCTCCTCGGGCCCCCAGGCACCGGCAAGACCCACCTGGCCACGGCCCTGGGCATCACCGCCTGCCAGCAGGGCCACCGGGTGCTCTACGCCACCGCCGTGGACTGGATCCACCGGCTCAAGGGCGCCCACGACACCGGGCGCCTGGACGCAGAGCTGCGCAAGCTGGGCCGCTACCGGCTGATCATCATCGACGAGGTCGGCTACCTGCCCTTCGAGCAAGAGGCCGCGAACCTCTTCTTCCAGCTCGTCTCGACCCGCTACGAGAAGGCCTCGCTGATCCTCACCAGCAACTTGCCCTTCGCCCGCTGGGGCGAGGTCTTCGGCGACGTCACCATCGCCGCGGCCATGATCGACCGCATCGTCCACCACGCCGAGGTCCACACCCTCAAAGGCGCCAGCTACCGACTCAAGACCTTGGGCACCGACTCCCTGCCCAGCACCACCCACCAGACCAACTAG
- a CDS encoding IS481 family transposase: MPHVNAPLTPTGRLRMVLRHLDDGIPKAHVATEFRVSRPTVATWVARYLESGEAGLADRPSTPRRSPQRTPAAVVELIESLRRDRKWSARRIHRHLLGLGHEMHLRTVGRWLARLGISRLRDLTPAGDDLRRPPQRIRAAWPGHMVHLDVKKVGRIPDGGGWRAHGRGSTAAKAAKRGPGAKVGYTYLHSAVDGFSRLAYTEALADEKAVTTIGFFCRARAFFSAHGIQRIHRVVTDNGANYKARDFTRCVEALAGRHQRIKPYTPRHNGKVERYNRLLADEVLYARPYSSEQDRRDAIGVWVNHFNYHRPHTACGDQPPASRTPARVNNVTPSYS, from the coding sequence ATGCCCCACGTTAACGCACCCCTGACCCCGACCGGCCGGCTGCGCATGGTCCTGCGCCACCTCGACGACGGGATCCCCAAGGCCCACGTGGCCACCGAGTTCCGCGTCAGCCGACCCACGGTGGCCACGTGGGTGGCCCGCTACCTCGAATCCGGCGAAGCTGGGTTGGCCGACCGGCCCTCGACTCCCCGGCGCAGCCCTCAGCGCACCCCGGCGGCCGTCGTGGAGCTCATCGAGTCCCTCCGGCGAGACCGGAAATGGTCCGCCCGACGCATCCACCGCCACCTGCTCGGTCTCGGCCATGAAATGCACCTGCGCACGGTCGGTCGCTGGCTGGCCCGCCTGGGCATCTCCCGGCTGCGCGACCTCACCCCGGCGGGGGACGACCTGCGACGCCCACCCCAGCGGATCCGTGCCGCCTGGCCCGGGCACATGGTCCACCTGGATGTGAAGAAGGTCGGGCGGATCCCCGACGGCGGCGGCTGGCGCGCCCACGGCCGCGGCAGTACGGCGGCGAAGGCGGCCAAGCGCGGACCCGGGGCGAAGGTCGGCTACACCTACCTGCACTCGGCCGTGGACGGCTTCTCGAGGCTGGCCTACACCGAGGCCCTGGCCGACGAGAAGGCGGTGACGACGATCGGGTTCTTCTGCCGGGCAAGAGCCTTCTTCTCCGCCCACGGGATCCAGAGGATCCACCGAGTCGTCACGGACAACGGCGCCAACTACAAGGCCCGCGACTTCACCCGGTGCGTGGAGGCCCTCGCCGGCCGGCACCAGCGCATCAAGCCCTATACGCCCCGGCACAACGGCAAGGTCGAGCGGTACAACCGACTGCTGGCCGACGAGGTCCTCTACGCCCGCCCCTATTCCAGTGAGCAGGACCGCCGGGACGCGATCGGGGTCTGGGTGAACCACTTCAACTACCATCGGCCCCACACCGCCTGCGGCGATCAGCCCCCGGCCTCACGCACCCCGGCCCGAGTCAATAACGTCACGCCCTCTTACAGCTAG
- the cspE gene encoding transcription antiterminator/RNA stability regulator CspE — MTTGTVKWFNADKGFGFITPEDGSKDVFAHFSAINSSGYRSLEENQRVEFETQDGPKGPQAANISVIA; from the coding sequence ATGACTACTGGCACCGTGAAGTGGTTCAACGCCGACAAGGGCTTCGGCTTCATCACCCCCGAGGACGGCTCCAAGGACGTGTTCGCGCACTTCTCCGCGATCAACTCCAGCGGGTACCGCTCCCTGGAGGAGAACCAGCGCGTGGAGTTCGAGACCCAGGACGGACCCAAGGGCCCCCAGGCCGCGAACATCTCCGTCATTGCGTGA